The DNA region AAGAGTTCTACCGCCTTTAGTTAAGGCCTTCCTGACTCCTGGATGCTGGCGCATGCCAGTGACGTCAGGCGGATTCCCCGGCGTCTGATTGGCTTGCTGACGGACGCCTCAGCGTCGAGGTAAAAGGCACCTGCCGTGGTTGCTTCTAGTTTCTTCGATGTCATTCGAGGCCGCGGGGCTTCGGCTCTAGAGCCTGGGTTCGGGGCTCGGGGTCGAAGGCCGCAGGCCGCGGCACCCCCCAGCGTGCTCTTCCTGCTGCAGCCGCCGCAGCGGCCGGGCCCAGCGCGGCCTCCAGGGCAGCGCGAGGCCGTGGCGGTCGAGGACAAGGCGTGTAGGATCTGGGCTGCCAGCCGTGCTGCCCAGCAGCAGGTAGTGGTTGGCGGGCCGCAGGCGCAAACATCCGCACGTCAGATCGGCACGGGGCACCCAGGCGGCCTGGCTACCACGGCGCACGGGCCGCGCTCGCTGCTTGTACACGGCCAGCACGCGCACGGCCAGCCGCTGCCATGCCGTGTCTGCGGCCTCGGACGCCAGCACCTGCGCGTGGAGCACTGCGGGAAGGGGAGAGGTCAGGCCTGGACCGGGGGTAGCTTGAAGGCCCAGTGAGGTTAGTCTtggtggggaggggcctgggacGCAAGGGTGGACTTCCAGAATCGCATCAAGAAGAACAGAGACCTTGAAGCTTTGAGGGTGAGAGGCCCTGTGCTGTGAGGAGTGAGGTCTTTCTGAGGACACGGGTCAAAACAAGGAGGGCGGGGCGTTTGGAGTGTGAGGTTGGGTCCCAGGATTGTGATtgtgaaggggagggggaggtgggtggTCCCTCTGGAGTGGCGGTCAGGCTGGACCAGGAACCCAGGTACCCACCAGGAAATATGCAAGCACCACCAGGGATGCTTTTGAGATCATATTAGAAAGCGCAGGTATAGGAATGACTTAAAGGTTAGAGATCTCCCGGGACCctgcagtgggtggggctggaacAAGGCAGAAAAGGCCGGTCCAGGTCTCTAATGCCAGAGAGTCAGAAAGTATTAGGAGCACACGGAGCCCCTGGAAAACAGAGATATTGCCCTAGGCGGGATCTGCATCTAGGATTAAAGCCCAGGGTCAAGGTCTTACTAGTGGTGATTCAGAGAAGTGTCCCCTCTAAGAGGGTGAGATGAGATCTGTTGGGAGCAGCGCTCTGGTGGGCAAGCTGGGTCTATGGGCTATAAGATCCccgtgggaggtggggggagaagcCTCCACATTTGGAGTTCAAGGATACTAGTGGCCAGATGGTGAGCCTCAGGGAGGGGAGGTCTGGGATCCTGTACCATTGGGGGCAGTAACTGGGGCTGGGCTGAACTCAAGTGTCCAAGAGAGCTGAGCTCATAGGCCCTGGACTCAGGGGGCTGGTGTAGACTGGTGGATTAGGAAACTATGGGGGAGTCTGTGGGAATGGGGCTACAGCCCTGAAGGAGGGCAGAGGACCTGAGACAGACAAGACAGCGCAAGGGTCCCCTCCATTcaaccagtttgcctttttcCTTCCATCCTCAGGAGGCCGTCTCCCCAACTTGGGGACGTCAGGCTGAAGGAGACTGTGAAACTCTGCAAGGCCACGAACGTGGGGAGAGAGGAGACCTAGGAAGGTAGGGAgtatccctccccactcccccttcCGCCCATTGTCTCCTGTCCCCTTAGGTTCTAGATCAGAAAAGGCCCTTTGAGTTCAACACCCCTTCCCatttaagatgaggaaactgaagcccagaggaaAGAGTGACTTGGAGGCAGATTAGAGCCCCTGTGGGCCCACTGGCCTTTGTTCTCCCCGGCACTCACCATAGTCCTGCTGGCAGTACCTCCGAAGGCTCATGTGTATCCTGGTGTCCGAGGTATTGCAATAGTTTTGACACTGAGGGTCTGGGGAGGGTCGGGCTCCTGAGGCCTGGACTACAGCATTCTGCCCCTGCCCATCCCCCACAGTCCATCTTGATGGACAGCTGGGGTGCCTGAACCCTTGGGACTGCGCTTAGTGGACCACCCCTGGATCCCCACCTGGTGGCCCAATCACCCCATCCCCAATCCTTCTTGCTACCAGGGATTTGTAGGCCAGCCTGTCTTACCCAAGCTGTAAGCTTGAGGGGTTGTAGCAAGGGTGGTTGTCTCCTCTGGGATTCCTGTGATAGAGCAAAGGAGAGGTAGGGCCTTTTAGCACCTCCCACCAGCACCCTGCTGCCCCCAAGGAAACCAGGCATCTAAACCACATAAGTCTGTTCCTTTAAGGCCCAAGAGTGGAAGCACACTTTGCCTTTCTCCCCCAGGACCTGGAGTTCTGGTCCCTTGCCAGTTTCTGGACTCAGGAGTCCTAGTCTTAAGACCTCTCTTAGACCCAGGAATCCAGGCTCTTAGCCTGTTCCTCTGCAGGTTGAGAGACTGGACTTCAGGCTCCGCCTCCCCATGGCCACAGAGTCCCGCTTCCAGTCTCTAGCTTCCGTCTCCCAGGGACCCGGTCCTCACCCCTCTTGCCCGCTGGAGGTCTGGCTGTCTCCTTCCCCGCCCCACTGGGGACTCGGGGCCCCGGCCCTCAGGACTCACGCTGGCAGGGCATCCTGGGGGAGCGGCTCTGCTGGTAGCCAGGACCGCAGCGGTTGCAGGTCAGGCCAGTGACCCCTAACTTGCAGGAGCACTGCCCACTGGTCTGGTTGCAGGTACCGCCTGTCGCCCCAATAGGATGGCACTGGCAGGCTGCGTGAGGAGAGgagctggggaggtggggtgcGGGCTCCCAGCCTCTTCCTCCCCAAGACTGGGGAAGCTGGAATTCCCTGCCCCCTCCGCCCTCAGACCCAGGAGTCCGggctccagctcctcctcccgCGGACCCTGGTCTCCTGGTCCCTGGCCTCCTCCGCCCTCAGACCCCATAGAtccagcccccagtccctcctCACTCAGACCTGCCTGCCGCCTTTTCCTCTAGGTGGGGCTTCAGGCTGCACTCACCCCTGCAGGCCTTGCGGCTGTTGATGGGCTGGCCGGGGTCCCTCCAGAACCCTGGCTGGCAGTAGTGGCAGTGCCGCCCGGCTGTGTGGTGGCGGCACCGCTCACAAACGCCCCCACTCCGGCCGCCAGACAGCCTGAACAGCTCCGAGTTGAACCTGCAGCGTCGCGCGTGCTGGTTGCAGGAGCAGGCTGGGAACAGGATGCAGCGAGGGCGCCTCAGGCCCCATTCTGTCCCCCTTTTCCCAGCTTTCCCCCCACCGCCCTCAGGAGAGAGACTGCCTGGGGTTCCCCGGGTTGAGTGTGGGCCCCCGAAGCCCTtcattctcatctttaaaatgggcgGTGCTCTGGACTGGAGCTGGGTGAGCCCGAGGGGACTGATGAACACGCGGGGTGTAAAGAGTGGCAACTCTGGGCGTGGGCTACAGAGTCAGACCGCCGCGTGGAAGTGTCTCACTCTTTCTGTGGGCAAGTGACGTCTCCTTTCTGCAGCTCAGACTCCTTTGCTATAAGATGACACTTATAGTATCTACTTCCTCGTAGGAGGACCACCTACCATGTACATTTTGCTGGGGAGCACTGGTCAGATTTCAAAGGCAGTGACTCTCAAATCTTACCACTTATTCGAATTACCCGGAAAGCGTTTAAAAAGAGCTACACAGGACCTCCGTGCTAGGTCCTGTATCAGGCTGCATTCTAAGGACTTTAGGTATATTCATGTTTTGAATTTCCACTGCAGCCTGTGGAGGAAGGACTGTTGTTTTCCTCACTgtacaggtgaggaaatggaggcacagagaggtttggTCACTAGTTGgggggtcacacagccaggaagccGACGAGCTGGGCTTTGAACCCAAGCAGGCTGGCAGGCTGCTGAGGCCATGCCCCCGTCCGCTGCCCTAGAGCATCTAGTGCGACAGCACACACGGGACAAGCCAGGACCCTCGGGCTTGTTCTCCTGAGCTCACGTTCCCGCCCTGCCACCTGCTGACTGCGTGTCCTTGCGCACAGAACTTCCCAGCTGTAGCCTCAGtctcctcgtctgtaaaatgggcctgATGCAATCCCTGCCCGGCACGTAGTAGGTGCTGGATAAAAATGTGTCTAATGAGTAGAAGCTTCCCCCACCATGGTTGATTTGATGAGTCCAAAAACACCCAGCTGCCCTGGGTTTTTCTGCAACCTCTCACTAAATACCACCCGAGCGCCTGTGCCAAGCCAGGCCCTGGGCGGGGGCTCCGAAAGCGTCCTCCACGTCACCATCACCGTTATCAGGTGTCACCGAGAGGCTGGAGCCCCCCTGTGGGCATGGAAGCAgcagagggggtggggaagagttGGGGGAGCCAAGAGGGGTGCTGCCGGAGGACAGTGTGGGGAGAAGCAAGGGGCAGGCAGCCCTGGGGCGGGAGAGAGCCTCCTGACCTCATGGGCCTGGATCTGGGTCAGGGCAGGTCGGGGCGGGCCCAGGACTCACGCAGGCAAGGGTGAGGGTGCCGGGGCGTGGCGGGCCGCCAAGGCCAGTCGCGGTGGGATGGCCGGCAGCTCTCACAGCCCGGGCCGGTGGTGTGGTGGCGGCAGCGGCAGCGAGGCGGCCGGTCGCGGGCAGCGCAGCGGGCAGCGTGGCCGTGGCACTGGCAGCGGCCTCTCACGCCCGCAGCTGCCAGCCCCCCTCGGCCCCCGAGCTCCAGGCGGAGGTGACTGGCCACCACGCTGGCCTTAGGGCCCGCTGGGACCCGGAAGGTCACCCTCTCGGGCCCTCCCAATGCCCCCGGCCAGGCGGGCCTGCGCCACAGTGACCTCCAGGGCCCTCCGATGGCCCAGGCAGCAGACAGGACCAGGGCTGGGGGTCCTGGGGTGCAGAAGCGCAGGCTGACGGACGACAGGAGGAAAGGGCCCCCCAGGCCCAGGGTCAGACTGCCATTGCAGGGGGCCCGCGGGCCGAGGTCCACGCCCGGGGAGGGGCCACAGGCCTGGGGACAGGAGGCAGCCATGCCAGCCAGCTGGGTCACGGGTGGGAGGCAGAAGCGGGGGCGGCCCCCAGGGTGGTAACATGGGTCCGGGTCCGCGCTGGCCTGGCTCAGGAGGAGCCAGAGGGCAAAGGTCACGGGCATGGTTCCAGCAGAGGCAAGTACCTGCAGAGGAGAGGAGTGGCCGGGCTGGGGCCTCGGGCTGCCCCGCCGAGGTCAGCCTCCACCCCGCTCTCCAGGCTCCCTGAGGAACCCCGGCATTCCacccctggccctgccccagaCCTCTCCCGGCTGCTTCTGAGCGAGGAAAATAGTTCCATCTGGGGAGAATTACTGTTTACATAAGCCAAAGGGGAAAGAACGCAAGCAAAATCGAGAATTTTGCCTGAACTAATCCGTAGCTTAACACCCCGGCGCTATCAGTCAGAGGGGCAGGGGACCCTGGGgagagggcggggagggggacagatggggaaaccTTGAGCAAGgaccagggggagaaggggggagCAAGGCGGTGCAGGCGGAGTTACGGACAGATGCAGACTCAGTGACAAAGCAACAGAGACAGGGACAGATAGGGGCGCAGACagcacagacagacagatggagggAGAGGGGGCGAGGCAAGCGTagggcaggggccaggcagggagaggAACCAGGAGGGGCGAGGAGGACGCAAGGGGAGACCACGAGGCCCAGAATGATGGCGGTCGGGAAACCGGAGTCCACAGGGTGTTGGGAAGTGGGTCCCCGGGAGAGCCTGGGGgctgggacagacagacagacgggcATGGGCCCTTCGAGACACCTGCAGAGCTGGAGGAGAGCCGGCAGTGCAGCAGGCCTGACCTGGGGGGAGAGCAGGGGTGCTGGGCCGGGGGGATCAGAAGCAGGAGGCAGGTCCTCGGGGATCAGGGATCAGAGGGGAGGCCCCTTTCCCACATGGGGCCCTAACCTCGTTCTCCACACCCAGGGCACGGAGGGGGATTATCACCAAataaccaggcctccctgccacccacccccagcctccacccACCCTTAACCCTTTCTCACCCAGACGCAGAACCCAGAGGACTGTGCTAAGGACCCCGGTGGGGATGTCTGGGGGCTGGAAGCTTGGGCTGGGAGGCTGGTGTGGAATGCTTGGGGCTGAGAAGGTCAAGCCCTGGTGTCCCGCTTGGGATGGGAGGGCCCCGTGTGCTGCATTTCTGAGGACTTCCTGATAATctcagcccacccggctcccacTGCCATCCTAGGCCTCAGGGTCCACGAGTCAGAGCCGCCACATTCCCGCTGGCTGTAAAATCCCCAGAGCAGAAGAGGGAACAGATGTTGGGGGTGGCCAGTGCCAAGGGAGCAGAGAGGCCGGACAGGGCAGGGCTAGAGGCCAGGGCGTCCGCGGTGCCGGAACTCCAGGCCTGGGAGGGCACGACTGAGGAAGGACTTGGTGCTGGAGTGCTCCCCTCTCCCCGTCCAGGGCTGGCAGCCCCCAGTGGGGAGCTCCCTCAGGTCTGGGGGCCTTGAACCCCTTCTGGGCCCCACTGTCCAGGCCCCTGGGTCAGTCTGGACCTGGGCGTGGGCCCCTGCTGGGAGTCTGTGAGGCACCAGTGGGTGCGGTGGGCTCATATCCCCCCCAGCCTGATTTCACTGCCCGCAGGGTCCCCAGTACAGACGCCCTGCGCGCAGACCACCTCCCCCGCCCAAGATGACTGCCATGGTCTCCACCCCTCCCGAGGAGGAGTCTGGCGCCATTTTGAGCTCTGGCCCCGGGCATTTGCCCTGGTCCCCTGGCACCTGCCTTGTTAAGGCTCTCACCCCatctcccacctctcctctctctctcctctcctctctctttctcctctcctctctcctggtGGTTCACGGGACACCACCACTTTCTGGCCTTAGTACGCCAGGCAGATGGGTTGAGTCCCCCAGTGTTCCTGGGGGATTGAGAAGCCAGCCCCTGCCACTGGGGAGCCCAGATGTCCGgcccccggcccctgccccttgtgggaactgtagcccaccctgACCACCCCCATTTAAGGAGCAGAGACTAGCTGTGTTCCCACCAGATCCAGAATCAGGCCCCTCGCCTGGGCAGTGTGGGGGTCCCTCTGGGACGCAGGCTCCTCTTCCCTGGTTTCTATGGCACCCACCCGACCCTTCACCCCGCCGTCGTCCAAACCTGTGCCCTGGAAGAGGCTGTCCTCTGCAGCTAGCTGCTCACATGTCCTCCTCTCCCGCAGGAGCTTGGCGGCCAGCGTGGGCTCCGGGGAGTGAGTGCGGAGTGGCTGTTCTCAGGCCCCGGGCTAGTGGGGGTTCTGGGCGGGAGCTCAGAGCAGAGCCTAAGAATCCaacaccacccccgcccccccaccccgccccagtcCCCTCGCCAAGGCAGCCACGCCACCCGGGAAGGTGTGGGACATGAGCGCCATCGCCCCGCAGCGGCCCGCAGCTGGACATCCCCGAGCAGGCTGGCCCAGGAAGCTCAAGACAGGTAGGAGGGGACAGCGGCCAGATGGCCTTCCCGGATCTGGGGTCCGCGCTCCACTCacacccagcccctgccccacgGCTCCTAAGGGCGGGCAGGCTGGGGCTCAGCCCCGCCACGTGGTGGTGGCTGCGATCAGGAAGGGGCAgacctgctgggggtggggggtggtgtcaGGGCCGCTCACATCGAGGTGGGACCCCACGCCAGCCCCTCCTGCCCTCTGGAACCTTCTGCCAGCTGTGGGTTAACTGAGCATGAAGGTCAGGCGCTTTCAAGCCCTAGAAGTCAGTGCCCTTTGAAGGGTCACACCAGCCACCTGGAAACCCAAAGACTTGGGCCGCTTTCTgagttggtggggtgggggtggaggagaaaTCAATGCCTGGGACCTCGGTGGTTCTAGCAGCTGGAGGGAGAAATCGGGGACCCCGCAGGGGTTCAGAGCTCAAAGCGGCCTTCCCCATGACCAGTTCACTATGAGGCCTCAAGACTTGAGGGGTGAAATTTTCACAGAAATGTTGCCCTCAACTCTATTACATACCCGAATGGTTTTGACTAGAAAGACAACATTTTTCATCACTTCCCGCTGAGAAAGGCAGGGGCCTCGGGACGATGGGGCACGTATTTGCTACCGTGGCCCTGAGTGCACTGACTGTGGCCCAGTGCGGGCCCGTGGGGTTTGGGGACCCACTGTTCCGGCGGGAGGGCGCAGCCGAGGCAGCTGTGCTTCTGGTTCTGCGTGACCCGCACGGCGGCAGAGGCACATGGGGACATAGGATTTGAATGTAAGCCGTGAGGAGGGGTTAGCTGCCAGAAAAAGAGACACCCTCAGATCAGGGGGGGACATGTGGGATCCGGGGCGGGCGGTGTGAGGGACAGGCTAACTCCTGCGGAAATTAGAAGTTTCTTAAGCTAATGTTTCCTGGAGGAAAACTTGCTTtctcacttttgtttttaataacctGAGCTGGAAGGAGCCAAtgaaaaatccgcctgccaatgcaggagacacaggttccatccctgggttgggaagatcccctggagaaggaaatggcaacccactccagtattcttgcctgggaaatcccatggacagaggagcctggtgggctacagtccatgcagtcacagagagtcagacacgacttagcaactcagcAAGAACTGCACTGAGAGTGTGCATCTGAGTGTCCCTTTCTCAGGGCAGAGTAGAAGACAAGACAGTAATCAGGATCCCAGATTCCTGAACCACACTGGTTTCAAATCCAGGCTTCACCtctttcctagctgtgtgacccaaagcaaatttcttaacctctctgtgcggTACTTGCCTTTTCTACTAAATCGGCATAAAAATGTACCTTCCTCATGGGAAATCATGAGGACCAAATGAGTGAAGATAAGCCTACAGTCTAATATCTGAAACTGTGTGGACCAGACATGCTGCAGAAACTGTTTTGACACCACCATGGGGTGTGCAGGTTATATATTATACACCCCTCAGTGGGGTCTGGGCAgcatcccatcagttcagttcagtacctcagtcgtgtctgactctgccaccccatgaaccacagcacgccaggcccccctgtccatcaccaactcccggaatccacccaaactcatgtccattgagttggtgatgccatccaaccatctcatcctctgttgtccccttctcctcctgccctcaatctttcccagcatcagggtcttttccaatgagtcagttcttcacatctggtgaccaaagtattggagtttcagcttcaacatcaagtccttccaatgaacacccaggactgatctcctttaggatggactggttggatttcctagcagttcaacggactctcaagagtcttcttcaacac from Cervus elaphus chromosome 4, mCerEla1.1, whole genome shotgun sequence includes:
- the NTN5 gene encoding netrin-5 yields the protein MPVTFALWLLLSQASADPDPCYHPGGRPRFCLPPVTQLAGMAASCPQACGPSPGVDLGPRAPCNGSLTLGLGGPFLLSSVSLRFCTPGPPALVLSAAWAIGGPWRSLWRRPAWPGALGGPERVTFRVPAGPKASVVASHLRLELGGRGGLAAAGVRGRCQCHGHAARCAARDRPPRCRCRHHTTGPGCESCRPSHRDWPWRPATPRHPHPCLPCSCNQHARRCRFNSELFRLSGGRSGGVCERCRHHTAGRHCHYCQPGFWRDPGQPINSRKACRACQCHPIGATGGTCNQTSGQCSCKLGVTGLTCNRCGPGYQQSRSPRMPCQRIPEETTTLATTPQAYSLDPQCQNYCNTSDTRIHMSLRRYCQQDYVLHAQVLASEAADTAWQRLAVRVLAVYKQRARPVRRGSQAAWVPRADLTCGCLRLRPANHYLLLGSTAGSPDPTRLVLDRHGLALPWRPRWARPLRRLQQEEHAGGCRGLRPSTPSPEPRL